One Sandaracinaceae bacterium DNA window includes the following coding sequences:
- a CDS encoding MlaD family protein, with protein sequence MDEGSSELRVGIFVTAALIVGGVLVFVIGNRSAMFASKVEYFAEFDSVDGLRAGSPVRIAGIDVGTVEEVSFEQTGVIRVRMRVANDSSAFVRDGSTASIGSKGLLGDQLVDITVGQGDPLAEGATIPTSQESLLTSFLGDTGRDAEGIMRNVNRATEGLAETLDNEQTQQDVRDIVHNLAVITRLVHENDGTVRRLMTDPSMADDVQTSLRSIRSTSNELNRTVAGVRRIVHEVERGDGTAHEVIYGEQGVVLLTSLAGAAGEVATILRDVRTGDNNAHELLYGDEAGDLITNLTQMSADLRAITADVRAGRGTLGGLLVDPSIYEDIKRLVGNLQRNEILRSLVRYSIREDAPRDPPPRPEPEE encoded by the coding sequence ATGGACGAGGGTTCGAGCGAGCTGAGAGTCGGTATCTTCGTCACCGCCGCCCTGATCGTCGGCGGGGTGCTGGTCTTCGTGATCGGCAACCGCAGCGCGATGTTCGCGTCGAAGGTGGAGTACTTCGCCGAGTTCGACAGCGTCGACGGCCTGCGCGCCGGGAGCCCCGTTCGCATCGCGGGCATCGACGTCGGCACGGTCGAGGAGGTCAGCTTCGAGCAGACCGGGGTCATCCGCGTGCGCATGCGCGTCGCGAACGACTCCTCGGCGTTCGTGCGGGACGGGAGCACCGCGAGCATCGGCAGCAAGGGGCTGCTCGGCGATCAGCTCGTCGACATCACGGTCGGGCAGGGCGATCCGCTGGCGGAGGGGGCGACGATCCCTACGAGCCAGGAGTCCTTGTTGACCTCGTTCCTCGGGGACACGGGGCGCGACGCCGAGGGCATCATGCGCAACGTCAACCGCGCGACCGAGGGGTTGGCGGAGACGCTCGACAACGAGCAGACGCAACAGGACGTGCGTGACATCGTGCACAACCTGGCCGTCATCACGCGGCTGGTGCACGAGAACGACGGCACGGTGCGGCGGCTGATGACGGACCCTTCGATGGCGGACGACGTGCAGACTTCGCTGCGGAGCATCCGGAGCACGTCGAACGAGCTGAACCGCACCGTGGCCGGCGTGCGGCGCATCGTGCACGAGGTCGAGCGGGGCGACGGCACCGCGCACGAGGTGATCTACGGCGAGCAGGGCGTGGTTCTGCTCACGAGCCTCGCCGGGGCGGCGGGCGAGGTCGCGACGATCCTCCGAGACGTGCGGACTGGCGACAACAACGCACACGAGCTGCTCTACGGCGACGAGGCGGGGGACCTGATCACCAACCTCACGCAGATGAGCGCCGACCTCCGCGCGATCACGGCCGACGTCCGCGCGGGCCGCGGGACGCTCGGGGGGCTGCTGGTCGACCCGTCGATCTACGAGGACATCAAGCGCTTGGTCGGGAACCTGCAGCGGAACGAGATCCTGCGCTCCCTCGTGCGCTACTCGATCCGCGAGGACGCGCCGCGCGATCCCCCGCCGCGGCCCGAGCCGGAAGAGTGA
- a CDS encoding ABC transporter ATP-binding protein: MALIEFDGVQKSFGPKVVYERLDLQIQEGEALTIIGGSGMGKSVMLKLLIGLLPVDGGQIRFDGDVISGLKERQMTDVRRRIGMLFQGAALFDSISVRENIAYPMREHARPTEEEIDARVEECLEDVGLPGIADMSPASLSSGMRKRVGLARAIALRPEVLLYDEPTTGLDPEAMAHITDLIVELNDRYEVTTVVVTHDMPSAFRISDRIAMIDRGYVIFEGTPDEMRYCDDQRVRDFIEGNAPEVDDTETLLRYGG, translated from the coding sequence GTGGCGCTGATCGAGTTCGATGGAGTGCAGAAGTCGTTCGGACCCAAGGTGGTCTACGAGCGCCTCGATCTGCAGATCCAGGAGGGCGAGGCGCTGACCATCATCGGCGGCTCGGGCATGGGCAAGAGCGTCATGCTCAAGCTTCTGATCGGTCTGCTCCCGGTCGACGGGGGCCAGATTCGCTTCGACGGCGACGTCATCAGCGGGCTGAAGGAGCGGCAGATGACCGACGTGCGGCGTCGCATCGGCATGTTGTTCCAGGGGGCGGCGCTCTTCGATTCGATCTCGGTGCGGGAGAACATCGCGTATCCGATGCGGGAGCACGCGCGGCCGACCGAGGAGGAGATCGACGCGCGCGTCGAGGAGTGTCTGGAGGACGTCGGGCTCCCGGGCATCGCCGACATGTCGCCGGCGAGCCTCTCGAGCGGGATGCGCAAGCGCGTGGGCCTGGCGCGCGCGATCGCGCTCCGGCCGGAGGTCTTGCTCTACGACGAGCCGACGACCGGCCTCGATCCGGAGGCGATGGCGCACATCACGGACCTGATCGTCGAGCTCAACGATCGCTACGAGGTGACCACCGTGGTCGTCACGCACGACATGCCGAGCGCGTTCCGGATCAGCGACCGCATCGCGATGATCGACCGCGGATACGTGATCTTCGAGGGCACACCGGACGAGATGCGCTATTGCGACGACCAGAGGGTGCGCGACTTCATCGAGGGCAACGCGCCCGAGGTGGACGACACCGAGACCCTACTTCGCTACGGTGGGTGA